One Candidatus Nitronauta litoralis genomic window, CCCTTGCAAGGATGATGACTCTTCGCGCTCTCTCGGTAAATCGTTTAAACATGGCCTCAACTTCCCGTTTTAGAAGGATGCATGATTTGGTCCCCCGAGGCTCTTGCCGGCACCACAAATGCCGCAGAAACCCACCTCTGGAGGCCCATTTCGTATTCTAGCAAACCGAGGTCAATTTACAAGTTTTTAAATTTTAACGTAAGCTATCACAAAACTCTTTATTTTTCAATAAATTATGAAAAAATTTTTACCCCGTTTCGAGGGCCGGAAGATGGCATTTTTTATTACCATTTTCAACCTTGACTCTACCCTGTTTAACGGATTACTCGAGAAATGACTTAATCGATTTGTTTTCAGTTAATAAGATGTAATGACTCGTAAAACAAGCTCCGGCCCCTTTTTTCTCACTATCCTGCTTATTACCCCCTGATTCTAATTTCAGGCAATTATATAGAACAAAAAGCTTTCAGGCTTTTTAACTAGCGCTGGATTTAAGAATATCCAGCCTCAGGATGAAAGCAGATGATAGCGCCGGTGGTGCTGGGTGGGTCAAATTCATTAGCATCGGTAAGGGAGATACCCAGATCTTCCGGCTTCAAAATTTCAAACAACACCTTATTATTGACCAGGTTTTCAATCGCCGGGTAACCGGGGCTATAACGCTGGCCATCTTTCGATTTGGCTCTCCCGATCCTTTGCTTTTGCAACTGATGACAGTACTCAGCGAGATCCTCGGCCACCCGGTCGCCCAAACCCTGAAGATAAAGAGCGGATTCCGTGTCGCTATCTTCTTTAAAGCGGCGTACGGCGCCTTCCAGGTTGCTTCCTGCGGTTGTGATTTGGACTCCCACCATATCCATCAATCCCGATTCCCTGGAATGAAAATACTGCGCAACAGAAAAGGTGTCCTGCTTGCCTTTCTTGCCGCGACCGAGACAAACCGTCCAGCTAAAACGCCCAAGCACTCGCGAAAGGTCTTTCGGGTCGTAGACGATCAGTTCGTCACCCTCTGACTGTGCCGGTAAAAGCGCAAAACGGGCCTGGGGACAAATCCACTGGTTCTCGTCCGCTTTTTTTATCCAATCCTCTTGCAGTTTTTTAAGATCCTCCAGCTCAACCCCCTTGGTTTTCCAGGAAGACTGTTTGCCGAATTTCCAGTTGAGCGAAAACAAACTCTTGGTATCCATCTCCGGTTTCAGTTTCTCCAGGCGGAATTCAATCTTATGAAAACCGACCCCATCACTGGGGGCCTGATACTTTTTCAGATCCACCTGCCGACGCGGCAGGGATTCGAACAGCTTCTTTTTATCCTCAGCCAATCCTTTCGCGCGCTGGTAGTGGCGGACCAGGTCCTCCCGGTTTTTCTCAAGCAGCGAGTCGCGCTGCCCGGGATTCATCAGGGCGTTCATGGTATTCACACCATCCATCCCGCTTTCACAGTAAAAAACATTGGGACGCAGGCGATCGATGCTGGCCTGACCGAACATGGCAACGTAACCCGCGTGGCGATCGTTGACCGGAGCGCCCCCAATCAACACAGGAATGTCAAACATCTGCTCTTCGAGCATCCGGGAAACGGTGATCATGTGGTTGGAGGTCTGCACCAGAAGAGCGCTCATTCCTATCGCGTCGGCCTTTTCCTGCCTCGCCGTTTCGATGAATTGCTCCAGCGGCACCTGTACACCAAGGTCGATGGTGCGATAACCATAATTGTCGAGCAGGGTTTTGGCGAGGTCTTTGCCAATACTGTGGACATCCTGAAACACCGTGCCAATCACCACCGTTCCTTTGTAATCGATGACGGATCCCGGTTCCGCACCGCTCAGGTGCCGCATCCAGGCTTCTAAAAAACCCATAACATGTCGCATAACATCGGCGCTCTTTAAAAGGTGCGGCAGGCTGACTTCGCCTCGACCAAAACGGTCTCCCAGCTCACGCATGGTTTTCATGAGATGGTTGCCGACAAAATCCAGCGGTTCGTGCCGGTCCAACACCTTTGCCGCTTCCGTTACAATCTTGTCCTTATACTCGTAAGTCCAACCCTCTCTTTCGACCACGCCTTGCTGTTTCTGTTTGAAACCGTCCATGATCTTTCTGCAAATTCTGGCTTCAAGATCAAGATCATCGTAGTTCTGTTTCTTCTGAACCTTCCCCGTCTTCTTGCGCAAGGCAATTTCTTCGAGTTCTTCGAACGCTGCCATGTCACGCTCAAGGATCACCTTACGGGCCAGGGCCACATCGGACTCTGTGAGGCTTTCTACCGGAACATAATGGTTCGGGTTGAGAATGGCACAATCCAACCCGCGCTCACGCCCCTCGTGCAAAAACACCGAGGTCAGCACCATCCGCATATACGGTTTCTGAGCAAGGCCGTTGGTCAGGTTTCCAACACCAATGGAAGTTTTCAAATCAGGATGGATCGCCTTGATCATCGGGATGCTTTCCAGCGATTCCAGGGCAAAGTTCACGCCTTCCTCTGATTCACTACCGATGGGATACGCATTCACATCAATGATCAGTTCGTCGGGTCCTACCTCATAATCATTTTGGGAACGCTCAACAATTTCCTTCGCCAGATCGTATTTTTCCTGTCGCGTAATGGCAGGGCCCTTGGGTCCGTTGACCAGAGCGATGTATAGCGGGTGATGCTCAGCCGTCTTCGAAAGCACCGCATCGAGTTTGCTGACACCCTCTTCATAATCTTCCAGGCTGATGGAATTCAGGATGGGTCGCCCCGGATAGGATTCGAGCCCCTTGACCAGCGCCTCTACTGAAAATGAATCGAGGCACATGGCCCCTTTGAAATCGGAGGTGAGATGATAAATCACCTGCGGCAACACTTTTTCAGTTTCTACAATGTTGCTGTCCATACACACATCGATAACTTCAATGCCAAGATCGTCGACCTGCTCATGTGTCACCGATTCGAGATCTTCAAAAATCATATCGCCTTCACGTTCGACCGCTTCACGCACTTTTTTACTGCCACGAACATTGAGGCGCTCGCCTATACGAATGAGGTTTTTGGAGCTGTCGAGGGGAATGGCATTTTGTGGGCCGGAAATCCAGACCCCTGGTTCCGCCTGGCGCTCAACGGGCGACAACCCTCTCACCATATCCGCCAGGCACCGGATATGTGCCGGACTGGTGCCACAACATCCACCAAGAACTGCAGCCCCATACTTGCTGGCGAAGGGTTCCATGATTTCCGCCATGGCTTCCGGTTCGAGCTTGTAACAGGTTTTTCCGTCTTCAGAAATGGGCTGACCCGCATTGGGAACGATGGAAAAAGGGATGCTGCTGTAGCGGCTGAGAATTTCGACAGATTTAAGCATTTCTTCCGGACCGACATTACAGTTAATACCGAAGACCGTCGGTTTCATCGGAGCAACAGTGGTGTATGCCGCCAGGATGTCGGTGTTGAAGATTTGCATCTTGGAGAAAACATCGACCGTGACCTGCACCTGTATCGGGATAGACCTTCCCGCCTCTTTGAATGCCCGTCGCGCCCCCACCAGAGTTGCCTTCGTTTCCAGAATATCCTGCTGCGTTTCGATGAGCAGCAGATCAGCCCCGCCTTCCAGCAACCCGGCGACTTGCAATCGATTGTTCTCCACCACTTCGTCCCAAGTGGTGCGGGTGAGATTGGCTTCGGTGCTCGATAACACACAGTTGGAGGGCCCCATCGACCCGGCTACAAACAGCGGACGACCGTCATAATCAGGACTCGCCTTGTACTCTTCCACAGCCTGCTGTGCAATCTGACAGGCCTGCGCATTGATATGCCGAGTGATCTCGGCAAGCTCTCCTTTTCTAAGGTCAAGGCCATCAGGAATCGATTGGAGATCGGCTGGGTCAAAATGAGCCCAGTCAAATTCCCTCAACCTCAGGGGGGAGGCCCCAAACGTATTGGTCTCTAAAATGTTGGCACCAGCATCAAGATAGGCTCGGTGGATGCCTTTGAGGTCATCCGGACGTGCGAAGGTGAGCAGGTCAGTCAACATCCTGAACAGGGACCCGCCAAAGGTAGCATCGGTCACTTCCAGGTTTTGCACCATGGTGCCCATGGCACCATCCAGAATTAAAATTCGTTCTTTTAGGGCTTGTTCAAAATTCATTTACAGCCAGTCTCAATTTGTTTAGTGGATTTTCCCGAAAAAAACGGGAATGGAAAAAAGTTCATGTTCTTCGAGGGTGCCTTTTGGCATTGGGGAAAACACGAGGATGCATTATAAGGGAATCAGACGGCGAATTCATCCCGCTTGAAAAATAAGAGATCAGTTTACAGCAAGTCTTCCGGGATAGGATTTGACATGAACTTTTGTTTTTCCGGAAGCTTCACCTTAAAAACAGCTCCTTTCCCAGGCTGGCTGGTGGCTGAAATACTGCCGCCATGGGCGTTTACAATTTTACGACAAAGCGCAAGACCGATTCCAGAGCCGGTATACCCATCCAGCACGGTATGGAGCCGTTCAAATGGTTTGAAAATTTTATCAAGGTATTTTTCATCAAACCCGATTCCCTGGTCCCGGATTTCGATTTCAACCTCCCCTTTTTCCTGTTGTTTACAGGAAATGGAGATTTGTGGCTGGGAATGCTTCTTGTGAAACTTAAGAGCGTTGCTCACCAGGTTTTGAAACAACTGGTACAACTGTGCACGATTTCCCTCAATTGAAGGCAGCGGCTTTTTTTCAACAACTGCTTCAGTTTCTTCGATAGTGAATTCCAGATCCACTAACACTTCCCCAAGGATCTGGTTTAAATCAACCGGGGCAAAAGTCCTCACATCCCGGCTTACACGGGACAATCCAATCAGGTCACGAACCAGATTTCTTAGACGGCCGGCAGCGTCGACCATCCGGTTCAGATAATTTATGCCACGTTCATCCAAAACAGAGCTATAACCGGCAGATAGCTTTTCGCCAAAGGAGATAATTTTTCGGAGGGGTTCCTGAATATCGTGTGACGCGATCGAAGCAAATTCATCAAGATCCTTATTGCTACGCGCCAGTTCCCTGGCATACTTCTGAAGTTGACGCATGGTTTGACGACGTTCGACATCATCAATCCGGACCCAGACAAAGTGCGTGATCTTACCTTTGTAATTCCGAATAGGGTGAATGGTTACCAATTCGGGGTACAAAGTTCCTGTCTTGGTTCGATTGATAAACTCCCCGCGCCATATTTCTCCAGACTTAAGCGTCTTCCATAATCTAGTGTAAAACTCTTTCGGGTGCTCCCCTGATTTTAATATCCCTGTCGATTTGCCAATTATTTCATCCCGTGAATATCCTGTGTTGTCACAAAAGCTTGGATTGACATATTCGATACGGCCTTGATTATCAGAAATCATAACCGCAGTATGGCTCTGTTCAATGGCTGTATACATGAGCGCAAGCTGTTCCTGCGATTTCCGGCTATCAGTAATATCTTCTGAAAACAGGATGACACCTATCACCTCCCCATTCTTTTCCCGGAATGGAACCTTGTCCGTCCTCAACCATCGCAAACCTTTTTTCGTTTTCCATTCCCCTACCAACCCGAATTTTGGTTTTCCAGTCCGAATAACCTCAAGATCGCTCAGGTGGCAATCATCGGCCTCACCAGGAAAAAACTCTGCCATGCTATGGCCTTCAATGTCTTTTGCGGAAATACCCATTAAGTCTGCACCAAACTGATTGACCTTTAAAATCCGGTTTTGAGGATCCTTGTACCAGATCATTGCTGGAACTGAATTAAAAATGGTGCCGAGACGGAATTGAGACTCGAGAAGCTGATCTTCTTTTGTTTGCTGAATAAAACATAAAAAACCAGTCACCCAGATGGCGAATAAAGACAGGCACCGGTTGGACATTACTTTCCAGGCCTCACCCCCATCAGGCGAAATCCACCAACCCAGTAGAGTGAGAATTGTGCAAAAAACCGCCAATTGAATAATGACGGATCGATTACGAGCCCAGAACCCAATCAAAATGACTGCAACATACGACACACCTACTGCCACTCCAAGCTCCACACTGAAATCAATATAAAAAATCAGCATGGCAATTAAAATGGCCACAAAATAAATCAGGTATTCGGACTTCGTCTTTGAGCTGGAAATTTCCAAAACGACGGCTGTTGAAAGAAATGAATAATCGGGTGAAAGGTATAATCTTCTAAATCACTATTTAACTTTTTTGATCAATTTGTTTGTTTTAAGCGCTTCAACGCAAGATACCATCAATAGGGTTAAAAAATTCGGGTTTCCGCTGGGTTTCATAATTAAAATAGGACCACTAAATTTGAGAAGCAATTATAAATTTCAGAATTAATTCCGGTGTTTTTTGAAGCTGAAAACCCTCCCAAGGCCAACCATACCTAGCCCCTTGTTTCACAAAGGGATCCATGCCCATCGCTGCCAGGAACCATCCCTTTAAGTATTTGAAATTTATTGATTTAGATGTATTATAGAGGACTTACGGGTAACCGTTAACTCAAAAAAAATGGGCTGCCTTATTGCCCAAAAAAATGAAATTTTATTGCCAAGGTCCAGGACACCTTATATGGCCATTCGGGAAAAATTAAAACTGGGTGACGTTCTCATCAAAGCGGGAGCCATCACTGAAAAGCAATTGATGGAAGCGCTTTCAGAGCAAAAGAAAACCGGGATCCAACTGGGAAAAATTCTGCTCCAGAAACGTTACCTGACCGAAGATGAATTGTTGGAAAGTTTGTCAAAACAGCTGGGAGTCCCCATTGTCGACCTGCAAGACGTGAATGCAGGACAGGATGCGTTGAGCAAAG contains:
- a CDS encoding dihydropteroate synthase translates to MNFEQALKERILILDGAMGTMVQNLEVTDATFGGSLFRMLTDLLTFARPDDLKGIHRAYLDAGANILETNTFGASPLRLREFDWAHFDPADLQSIPDGLDLRKGELAEITRHINAQACQIAQQAVEEYKASPDYDGRPLFVAGSMGPSNCVLSSTEANLTRTTWDEVVENNRLQVAGLLEGGADLLLIETQQDILETKATLVGARRAFKEAGRSIPIQVQVTVDVFSKMQIFNTDILAAYTTVAPMKPTVFGINCNVGPEEMLKSVEILSRYSSIPFSIVPNAGQPISEDGKTCYKLEPEAMAEIMEPFASKYGAAVLGGCCGTSPAHIRCLADMVRGLSPVERQAEPGVWISGPQNAIPLDSSKNLIRIGERLNVRGSKKVREAVEREGDMIFEDLESVTHEQVDDLGIEVIDVCMDSNIVETEKVLPQVIYHLTSDFKGAMCLDSFSVEALVKGLESYPGRPILNSISLEDYEEGVSKLDAVLSKTAEHHPLYIALVNGPKGPAITRQEKYDLAKEIVERSQNDYEVGPDELIIDVNAYPIGSESEEGVNFALESLESIPMIKAIHPDLKTSIGVGNLTNGLAQKPYMRMVLTSVFLHEGRERGLDCAILNPNHYVPVESLTESDVALARKVILERDMAAFEELEEIALRKKTGKVQKKQNYDDLDLEARICRKIMDGFKQKQQGVVEREGWTYEYKDKIVTEAAKVLDRHEPLDFVGNHLMKTMRELGDRFGRGEVSLPHLLKSADVMRHVMGFLEAWMRHLSGAEPGSVIDYKGTVVIGTVFQDVHSIGKDLAKTLLDNYGYRTIDLGVQVPLEQFIETARQEKADAIGMSALLVQTSNHMITVSRMLEEQMFDIPVLIGGAPVNDRHAGYVAMFGQASIDRLRPNVFYCESGMDGVNTMNALMNPGQRDSLLEKNREDLVRHYQRAKGLAEDKKKLFESLPRRQVDLKKYQAPSDGVGFHKIEFRLEKLKPEMDTKSLFSLNWKFGKQSSWKTKGVELEDLKKLQEDWIKKADENQWICPQARFALLPAQSEGDELIVYDPKDLSRVLGRFSWTVCLGRGKKGKQDTFSVAQYFHSRESGLMDMVGVQITTAGSNLEGAVRRFKEDSDTESALYLQGLGDRVAEDLAEYCHQLQKQRIGRAKSKDGQRYSPGYPAIENLVNNKVLFEILKPEDLGISLTDANEFDPPSTTGAIICFHPEAGYS
- a CDS encoding PAS domain S-box protein → MAILIAMLIFYIDFSVELGVAVGVSYVAVILIGFWARNRSVIIQLAVFCTILTLLGWWISPDGGEAWKVMSNRCLSLFAIWVTGFLCFIQQTKEDQLLESQFRLGTIFNSVPAMIWYKDPQNRILKVNQFGADLMGISAKDIEGHSMAEFFPGEADDCHLSDLEVIRTGKPKFGLVGEWKTKKGLRWLRTDKVPFREKNGEVIGVILFSEDITDSRKSQEQLALMYTAIEQSHTAVMISDNQGRIEYVNPSFCDNTGYSRDEIIGKSTGILKSGEHPKEFYTRLWKTLKSGEIWRGEFINRTKTGTLYPELVTIHPIRNYKGKITHFVWVRIDDVERRQTMRQLQKYARELARSNKDLDEFASIASHDIQEPLRKIISFGEKLSAGYSSVLDERGINYLNRMVDAAGRLRNLVRDLIGLSRVSRDVRTFAPVDLNQILGEVLVDLEFTIEETEAVVEKKPLPSIEGNRAQLYQLFQNLVSNALKFHKKHSQPQISISCKQQEKGEVEIEIRDQGIGFDEKYLDKIFKPFERLHTVLDGYTGSGIGLALCRKIVNAHGGSISATSQPGKGAVFKVKLPEKQKFMSNPIPEDLL